GCGCGCGGGCCTGTTCGAGCAGCTCGGGTGTGGCGCGCACTGCGCCGGGCTTGGTTGGCGAGGGAAAAAAACTGCCAAACGCGACGTAGTCCGCGCCGGCGGCCTGCGCCGCCAACGCCCGGTCGAGCGTGTTGTAGCAGGACGCGCCGATCAGCGCCTGCGGCCCGAGCCGGTCGCGCGCCGTGGCAATGCCGGCGTCTTCGCGGCCCAGATGAACGCCGTCGGCCGCAACTGCGCGCGCGAGCTCGATGTCGTCGTTGACGATCAGCAGTGCGGCATAGCGATCACAGAGCGTGCGCAGTGCGGTTGCGGCGTTTGCACGCGCCGTGGCGGAAGCGATCTTCGCGCGCAGCTGAACGATGCGGGCACCGGCGGCGAGGCCGGCCTCGGTCACCGCCAGCAACGCGGCCGGATCATCGTCCGGTTCCGGCGTGACCAGGTACAGGCCCGAGATGTGCGCTCGTTTGGGCATGCCTCATCGTCCGGCGCAGGGACGCGGCATGCAACTGTCGATCGGCTCAGGGCGTCACTACGGACCGCCCCGGGGTGGTCGGCAGGCGGGGCATGGTGATTTCCGGAAACGGTCCCGTCAGGGCATTCAGAAACGCGACCACATCGGCGACCTGACTGTCAGTCACGGTCTTGGCGAGCTGCGACGGCGCCATGGCCCGTACGGCTTCATCGAGTGTGCGGACCTTGCCGTTGTGGAAGTACGGCGCGGTCAGCGCGACGTTGCGCAGGGTCGGCACGCGGTATTTGTGCCGATCCTCCTCGCGGCCGGTCACGGCAAACCGTCCCGCGTCGTCACGCAGATTGTATTTCGCGACATACGGACTGTCGTGGAACGGGAACGAGATGAAAAAGCCCGTGCCGTCGGCCATGGTCGGACCATTGAACGCCGGTCCGCGATGGCAGGCGACACAACCGAGTTGCTCGAAGGTCTGCATGCCGCGGACCTGCTGATCGGTCAGCGCGCTCTTGTCGCCGCGAACATAGCGGTCGTATGCGGAGTCCGGCGTGATCAGCGTGCGCTCGAATGCCGCGACGGCCTTTGCTGCGTTTTGCACGGTGACCGGATTGTCGCCGGGAAACTCGCGTTCGAACTGTTCGACATAACCCGGTATGTCGCGCACGCGTGCGATGGCGGTGTCGAGATCCTTCATGCCCATCTCGACGGATGCGACGACCGGACCCTTGGCCTGATCCTCGAGATTCTTCGCACGCCCGTCCCAGAACTGCACGCTGTGAAACGCGGCATTCCACACGGTTGGCGCATTGCGCGGGCCTGTGAGGCCGTGCACGCCCATGGAGGTTTCGCGGCTGTCGTCGCCGCCCGCTGCCAGGTTGTGGCAGGAGTTGCACGAGACCGTGCCGGTGGCCGAAAACCGCGGATCAAAGTACAGCTGTTTGCCGAGTTCGATCTTGCCCGGCGTCTGCGGATTGTCGGCCGGCGCCGGGGCCACCCGCGGCAGGGCCTGCCAGTCGTAGGCGAGGGCTGGTCCGGGTGCGGCGAACAGCACGCACCCGAACCAGATCGCCGGCGCCAGGCGCGGAACCGGGCGCGCACAACGCGCCCGTAAACCGGATTCACGCCTCATCGCTGCGGTCCCTGTTGGCTCAGATATTCATCGAGACCGTTTCGTTTTCCATCTCGATCACCGGGATCTTCACCGCGCCCGCGCCGAGGATCACGTCGGCCACGTGCTGCGAATACGACCGGTAATTCAGACGCACCTGCGCGTTGACCTGCTTGGCGCCGCCGGGTGCCGCGAACGTGTAGAACGAGGTCGCATGGCCCTTCGGCGGGATCGAGGTGTCGCGGACGAAGCGCGAAACTTCCCACGGGAAGTGGGTGACTTCGCCCTTGTCGTTGACGGCGACCGCATTGAAGATCGTGTCGCGGTCGTGATCGAGTTCGCCGTGACTGTCGAGGTGGCCGCTCTTGTAGAGCACCTTGCCGCTGTCGTCGGTCACCGTGACCTCGAGCCAGATCTCGCGGACATCGGTGAGGCTGGTCGGCAGGTTGTGACCGGCGCCGGTGTTGGTGACCTGCACGCGCAGATCGTAAAGCCCGTCGTCACGCTTGGCGATCTTCAGATCCAGCTCGGCGGCACTTTGCAGGCGTTTGCGCGCAGCGGCGGCATGCTCGGAGTTTCCGCCACCCATGAGTTCGGTCACCACCGCGTTGCCACCGACGAAACTGTGATCGTGCACGACATCACGCTGCGTTGCCGCACCCATGCCGGCAAAACCGCCGAGGTTCTCGCCCTCGAGATCCTCCGGCCGCTTGAGTTCCTTCGCGACACGAACCGCGGTTTCGACCGGGTTCATGTGGCAGTCCTGGCAGACGATGTTTTCACGCGCATACACCGAGTACTTCCACTCGTCATAGGTGCGCTCGATCGGGAAGCCGTTCGTCGGATGGAAGATGTTGTGGCAGTTGCCGCAGAAATCCGCCTGCTTGTGCAGCGGCGAATAGACCGTTGCGTGATACGGCGAGCGGGCGTCCTCGAGCGGGCCGCGCTTCGGGCCGCCGGGTCCCATCGGGTCGATTTCGAACGAGGCGTTGCCATGCTCGAGCGTCGCGGTGTCGAGATAGTTCGTGCGCGTGATCGTGTGGCAGACGTCACAGGAAACGCCCTTCTCGGCCAGCGGGCCGGCGGTGAACTTGTCGTTCTCCTTGTCGTGCACGATGCTGCCGGTCAGCACACCGATCGGCGAGTGGCAGGCGCCGCAATGATTCATGAGCGCGCCATCGGTCGCCTTCTCGGCCATGGACCAGAGCTTCTGGAACACCGGGTCCTTGAACGAGTTGGAGTGCATCGAGCCGTTCCAGCCCTTGTACTGGCGCGGATGGCAGCCACCGCAGACCGCCGGGTCTTCCCAGTCGGATTCCTTGAGTTTGCGGTCGCCGGGCACGGTCATGTAGGACGGTGCGTACTGGAATTCCTTGTCGCCAGTGGGCTGCATGTGCTTGGGCATTTCGCCCATGACCTTCGCGCCGTGGTGCATCATCGCGCCCATCGCGTCTAACGGTGAGGGGGGTGAGGCGAGGGCGGTGGCCGAGCCGGCCAGCGTCACGGCCAAAATCAGACTGCGTGCGGTTGCGATCACGATCGGGTTACCTCCGGGGGGTTGCGCAGCGCCCGGCCATGCCGGCGGCGCGCTTGTATTATTTAGGGAAGCTCTGATCAATCCGTCCCGGATTGCCAGAGCGACAAAAACGAAAAAGTGTCATTTTTCGTTTTCTTTCATTTTCAACGGCTCATAGCCGTCGAAAACGGCGGCGCTTCCTTAGTGCCGCGGGAAACTCTGAATCGTTCAGGGTTTCCCCTGGCCGGCCGGTGCTCCAGGCGGCGTCGGCGGCATCTGAAAGCGTAGAGCAAAAAGCAGGCCAGAAGCTAACCTGCTGAATTTCCGTTCCCTAAGGCGAATCGGAGTGTTGTGACTGCATCATCGGTGCAACATCGGGACGCAAACTGATGATCGATGCAACATCAAAGAAGTCCGCTCAGATCCCCGCTAGCTCAGGACGCCGTTTCAGCGGGTTGCACACCGCGCTGCGCACAGGCGCGCACGTTCTGCGCGGCCGAGAGACAGCCGAGCGGGATCACGACCAGGGTCAGCAGGGTCGAGACCAGCACACCAAACAGCAATGAAATCGCCATGCCCTGGAAGATCGGGTCGTTCAGGATGAACAGCGAGTCCACGATCAGCGCAGCGGCGGTGATGATGATCGGCCGCGTGCGTGCACGGCAGGACGCGAGCACGGCCTCGCGCACGTCCATGCCACCGCGCACCTGTTCGGTTGCGAAGTCGACGAGCAGGATCGAGTTGCGCACGATGATGCCGGCCAGCGCGATGAAGCCGATCATCGAGGTCGCCGTGAATTCCGCGCCCATGAACCAGTGCCCCGGCACGATTCCGATCAGGGTCAGCGGGATCGGCGCCATGATGATGACCGGCAGCACGAAATTGCCGAACTGGCCGACCACGAGCACGTAGATCAGCAGCAACGCAGCCGCAAATGCGATGCCGAGATCGCGGAAGGTCTCATAGGTCACCGTCCACTCGCCGGCCCAGGTCACGCCGAGGTCCAGCACGTCGCGCGGTGCGCCGGTGTAATGCGCTTCGAGCCCGGAACCCTCGGCTGGCTGGTAGTCGGCCAGCAGTTCGTCGAGGCGCGTCATCGGATAGATCGGCGCGCCCAGCCGGCCGACGGCGTCGGCAACCACGTATTCGACCGCGCGCAGGTCCTTGTGCAGCAACGGCGGGTCCTGCTCGATCTCGACGAAGCGCCCGAGTTCGCCAAGCGGCACGCTGCCGCCTGCGGCGGGGATCGGCAGATCAACGAGGCGCAGCAGGTCCGCGCGCTCCGCCAGCGGGACTTCCATGATGATGTCCACGGGCTCCTTGCTGTTGCCGCGTTTGGCATCGCCGAGCTTCGTTCCGCCGAGCGCGTAGCCGAGGTTGCGATTCAGCGTCTCGACGGTCACGCCGCGGCGGTTCGCCTTCTCGGTGTCGACCTCGAAATGCGCGAGTCTGTGCGGCGCGCTCAGGTAGTTGTCGACATCGCCGAGCATGCCCTCGGCCTCGACCTGTTCGAACATCGCCGTGATGTCGCGGGCGACCTGTCGCCTCGCGTCGTTGTCGTCGCCATAGACCTCGGCGACGACCGACTGCAGGACCGGCGGCCCCGGCGGAATCTCCGCAATCGTCACGCGCGCGCCGTGTTCGCGCGCAAGCGGCGTCAGCAGATCGCGCGCCTGCGAGGCGATGGCGTGGCTGGAACGCTGGCGCGTGCTCTTGTGCTGCAGCTGGATCTGGATCGCCGCCTGCCACGGGTCGCTGCGCAGGTAGTAATGCCGAACCATGCCGTTGAAATCGAATGGCCGCGCCGTGCCAACGTAGGTCTGATAGGCGAGGACTTCGGGAATCGCATGCAGTTTTCGACCCAGCGCCTCGGCCAGGGTCGCGGTCCTGACTAGCGCCGAGCCCTCGGGCAGGTCGATGACGATGGCGAATTCGTCCTTGTTGTCGAACGGCAGCATCTTGACCGGCACGAACTTGACGGCAAACAGCGCGATGCTCAGCACGAACGCCGCAATGATGCCGATCAGCACCGCCCAGCCCAGCGCGCGGTTTTCGATCATCGGCACGAGCAGCCGGCGGAACAGCCGGTCGATGCGCTGTTCGCTCTTGTGTTCCTTTTCGCCGGCCTTGTTCAGGGCCTCCATGCTCGGTCGCACGCGCATCGCCAGCCATGGCGTGAACACGAATGCGGCGATGACAGACGCAATCATCGCGACCGAGGCCAGCGCGGGAATCGGCTGCATGTACGGGCCCATCATGCCCGTGACAAATCCCATGGGCAGCAGCGCCGCGATGACGGTGAACGTTGCCACGATGGTGGGGTTGCCGACTTCGCGGACGGAATCCAGCGCCGTGTTGGTATCGGTCGCGCCGGCCATGAGCCAGCGGCGGTACATGTTTTCGACGACGACGATCGCATCATCGACGAGAATGCCGATCGCGAAGATCAGCGCGAACAGGCTGACGCGGTTGATCGAGTATCCCTGCGCCCAGGCCGCGAAGATCGTGATCAGGATGACGACCGGAATGACCAGCCCGACGACGATGGCCGGACGCAGCCCCAGCGCGAACCAGACGAGGATCGTGACGGCGATCGTGACGATGAACAGCTTGAAGATCAGGCCGTTGACCTTTTCCTGCGCGGTCTGCCCATAGTTGCGCGTGACTTCCACATGCACATCGTTCGGGATGAAACGCTCGCGCAGCGCCTCGACCTGATCGAGCACCGCGGACACCACAGTGACGCCGTTGGCGCCCTGTTTCTTGGCGAGCGCGATGGTTACGGCCGGCGCGCCGGTCACCGGCTGCGGGCCGGTCCACGCCGGACCGCTGGAAAAGCTCACGAACTGGCGTGGTTCGCCCAGTCCGTCGAACACATTGGCGACATCGCGCAGGTACACGGGCGCACCCTCGCGCGTGCCGACGATCAGGCCGGAAAGATCGTCGGCCGTACGCAGGAATGCACCGCTGTAGACGGTGATGGCCTCGTCATCGCGTTCGAGGTCTCCGGCGCGCTGCTCGGAGTTGGCACTGCGAATCACCGCCGCGACCTGATCCGGCGTGATGTCATAGCCCGAAAGCCGTTCCGGAAGAATCTCCACGCGGATCTGTTCGGCGCGCCCGCCGGTGACAAAGCCGGTGCCGGTGTCCGGAATCTGCTTGAGGATCTGCAAGAGTTCCTGCGCGAGCGAACGCAGCACGCCGTCATCGGCGGTTTCGGACCACAGCGTCAGGGTCACGACCGGAACGTCATCGATGCCCTTGGCGACCACCAGGGGCGGCTGCACGCCGGGCGGCAGCTTGTCGAGGTTCGAGTCGATCTTCGCGTTGACCTTGACCAGCGACGGCCCGATTTCTTCACCCACGTCGAACTCGACGGTGACGACACCGCCACCGCGGCGGCTCGCCGAATAGACGTGCTTGACGCGAGTGATCTCGCTCATCATGCGTTCGAGCGGTTCGATTGCCAGCGAGGCGACCTGTTCGGCCGACGCGCCTGGGTAGTCCAGCAGCAGGTCGACCACCGGAACCGAGATCTCCGGGTCTTCCTGCCGCGGCGTGATCATGAGACCGAGGATGCCGAGCCCGAGCATCGCCAGGTACAGAAGCGGGGCCAGCGGCGAATGGATGAACGCGCGGGCGGTGGTTCCCGCAATGCCGAGGTCGCGCGGTGGCTCGGCTGGTGCTGCGCTGGCGGGCGGATGTTTTTTCTGTGTCATTGGACGCCGGCCTCGTGGCGTGGAGTCGTGAGTATCCGGTTATCGGTCAAGGGCCGGCATGCGCGCGACCGGACGGCGGGCAGGGCGGATGCCGGCGGTGTGCGATCGGCCCTGATCAGGGCACCTGGATGCGTTCGCCCGGTTTCAGACCGGCGTAGACCTCGACCCAGTCGGGGTCGCGGGTCTCCTTCACCCGCAGCAGTCGCAGGCTCGGCGCGCCCTTGTCGTCGAGCACCTGCACCCCGGCCAGTCCGCCGCGGCGCACCAGCGCGGCACGCGGTATGCGCAACGTCGCGCGACCGGTCGCATGTGGATCGGGTACCAGCACTTCGGCATACATGCCGGGCGCGGCGCGCACGTCGGCGGGCAGGTTGAACTTCACCGTCACGGTGTGTTGCTGGGCGTCCGCGACCGGAAAGATCTGATCGACGACGACCTTCAGTTCGCCGCGCCCGCGATCGAGGCGCGCGTCGATGATCTGGCCCTGCGCGAGGCCGGCCGTGAGGCGGGCCGGGATGTCGGCCTGAATCTGGAGGGTGGCGACATCCGCATAGTCGAGCAGCGGTTGGCCGGGCTGGACGGTGTCGCCGATTTCCGCGAGCTTCTTGACGATGACGCCATCGAAGGGCGCAACGCTGCGCGCATCGCGCAGCTGGGCGTCGATCTGTTCGATCTGCGCGCGCGCCTGCTCGAGCGAGGCCTGCGCCTGACTCATCTGCGTGCCCTGCGCATGCAGGTCGGCACCGCGCTGCGCGCCGGAACTTTCCATACTCATCATGCCGGCCATGGGCCGTGAAAACATCTGATCGAACATGCCGGGCATGCCCATGCCGGGCATGCTGGTAGCGCGTTCGCTCTGCGGCGAGACGAGTTCGCGCTGATACTGCACCTGTGCGTTGCGTACCGCCGCATCGGCATTGCGGTAGGCGGCTTCGGCCTGCTTGCGTTGCGCGCGAAGCTGTGCCTCGTCGAGCGAGACGAGCACCGCGCCGGTGTCGAAGTGATCGCCTTCCTTGCCGGCGATGGCCGCCACCCGGCCCGGGATCTGTGCGGCAAGCGTGACTTCTCGTGCGGGGACCACACTGCCGCCGATGGTGACGGAAGTGATGTCCGCCTGCGGCACGACTACGAAGACGCTCGCCGCGTGGACGCCGCCAGCGGCCAGATTGAAGCCGGCGACCATGGCCAGGGTGCACAGACGCATGCGGGATCGAGCGGGGCGGCGGGTGGGCTTGCTCATGGTGATCGGATCGCGTGAGGTTTTGATGTGGATCAACTTAGCACGGGCCTGCGTTGAAAAACACAGATGGTCCGGACGAATCGCGTTTCATCCGATGAGACCTTGCAATGTGCAGTCGCCAATGCGGGAAAAGCGGTGCATCCCTGCACCCACAATTACAGGCCAACAGAACTGGCACCCCCGGTGGCCTGCTGAGTCCCCGAAAGGCTTCCATACCGGAAATCGTGTTGAGCGGTGGTTTTGCCGAGCAGTGGGCGCACCGCAGGCCAAACCGAAACCGACCACACGTGCACGCGCGGTCGGTTTGGAAACGCGGGGATGCGTATAGGGCGCATCCCCGGTTTCCTGTCTCGGGATATTAGCCGAACATGTCGGTGGTGATGTTGCGGAACCAGCTGCGTGCGTACATTGCCTCGGCCATGTGCCGGTCCGCGGTGCCGCCAACTGGCGACAGGCCGCCGGCACCCTTCACGCCACCGATTGCGCCGTCTTTCAGCTCATAGACGGCGGCGACCGAAATGCCGTAGTCCGGAGCGATCAGGCTGTAGCAGGTGTTGACATACGACGGCGCGGGCATCGCAACGCCATGCAGGCGCGTGGCGATGGCCATGGCGCAGACCTTGCCCTGCGAATTCGCCGAGTAGCCGGACTTCGGCATGGCGCCGGCGATGCACGAATCGCCGATCACGAAAATGTCCTTGTGGATCGTGGATTCGAAGGTTTCCTGATTGACCGGACAGAAGCCGGTTTCGTTGGTCAGTCCCGCCGTAAAGGCCAGTTCACCGGCCTTCTGCGGCGGAATGATGTTCGCCACGGCCGGCTTGTGTTCCTCGAACTCGGTCTTCAGCACGCCGGCGGCGGCATCGACACCCAGCACCTTGCCGTCGCTGGCGGCCGAGCGCCATTCGACGTAGCCGTCGTACAGCGCCTTGTAGCCTTCCATGAACAGGCCCTGCTTCGAGAACTTGTCCTTGGAGTCCATGATGATGAGCTTGGACTTCGGCTTGTGGTGTTTCAGAAAGTGCCCGATCTGCGCGGCACGTTCGTACGGCCCGGGCGGGCAGCGGAACGGATTCGGCGGCGCGGCCATCATCACGACACCACCGTCGGGCATCGCTTCGAGTTGCTTGCGCAGCAACACCGTCTGCGGGCCGGCCTTCCAGGCGTGCGGCATCTTGTGCGATGCGGCCTCGTCATAGCCCTCGATCGCGCCCCACTTGAAGTCGATGCCGGGCGAGACGACGAGCATGTCGTAGCTGACGGTCTTGCCGCCGGCCAGTTTCACGCTGTGCTTGGCGGCATCGACGGAGGTGACCGAATCGTGCACGACGTTGACACCGCGCGCGGCCATCTTTTCATAGCCGAAGGTGATGTCTTCGATCTTGGATTCGCCACCGAGGACCTCGTTGGAAAACGGACAGCTGACGTAATGCTTGTCACGTTCGATCAGGGTGACGTCCGCTTCCGGCGCGTACATCTTCACGTACTTGGCGGCCGTGGCGCCGCCGTAGCCGCCACCGACGACGACCACGCGCGGTTTGGCGCCGGCAAAGGAGCGGGAAGGAAGGCCGATCAGCGGGCTTGCCGCGGCGATGCCGGCCAGGCGAATGAAATCACGACGTTTGATTTGCATGGCTTATGTTCTCCGGCGGATCACTGGGCGGAATAGAACGCGGCGAGCGCGTCGATGTCGGCGTCGCTGACGTTGCCCAGCATGAAGCGCATCGTCATAGCCGAGGGGGAGACCGGCTTGGACGCATCCTTGTAGTCACGCATCTGCTGCGCGAGGAAACCGGCATATTGCCCGGCGATGCGCGGCGTCAACGGTGACGGGGCAATGCCGGTCGGGCCGTGGCAGCCCAGACACCCAAGCTGGGTGTGCAACTGCTGACCACGCGCGGCGTCGCCACTGCCGGCGGTGATCTTCGGCCAGGTCTGGGCGGCGAAGAAGCCGGACATCGCCTTGATCTGGGCGTCGTCGTAGCCCTTCGCGATACGGTCCATGATCGTTGCGTAGCGCGTTCCGTCGCGATAGGCGGTCATGGTGCTGACCAGGTACATCTCGCTCTGTCCGGCGATGACCGGGGCATCGCCGGCGCTGTCGCCGTAGGTGCCATGGCAGCCGGCGCACGGGGCGCTGACGACGGTTGCGGCCGGGTCGGCCAGCGCCGCCTGGCTGACGCCGAGCAGCGCGGCCGCCAATATCGCAAACTTGCGCATTGAATCCTCCTGACAGGATTGTGGTGGGGGGGAATGATCGTAATCCGCGCTGTTTTTTCTGTTGGCGCGGCTATTGCAGCCTAGTTTTCTAGCAGATTTCGGGCCAATAACCTAAATCATTGAAATCGTGAACGATTACATGTGCTACTGGGCCGTTTGTGTGTTGCATGATGCGCAACACCTGCGGCGATGATGCCGTCGCTGGAGGGGCAATTGATCGACCGCAAGACCCTGCTGGAACTGTTTCGCCCGCTCATGGACCCGATCGTCGAGGGGGTGATCGTGACCAACCGCGCCGGGGCGTTGCTGGCCTGCAACACCGCGGTGCATCGTTTGTTTGATCTGCCACCGGAAGGACGGCCGCATTCGCTGGGCAACCTGAACGGCTTCAACCTTCGCACGGCGCTGATCAAGGCCGGGCTGGAGGTCGAGGAGCCGGACAAATCGCGCCACCACTGCGAGATGAGTGTCGAGTTCGACCAGGAGATCAGCGTCACGGGCGTGCCGCGCTGGCTGCGCATCAGTACCGCGCTGGTCGGGCTCCCCGGCGACGAGGAACCGCTGCGGCTGATCGTGCTGCGCGACATCACCGCCGAGAAGCGCCTGTTCGCGACCATGAGCGCCAAAGAGGCCTGCGGGGTCGCCACTGAGGACCCGGAGATGCTGCGGCTGATCGAGCGGCTGAACATCGTCGCGGGTTCCGATGCATCGGTGTTGATGCAGGGCGAATCCGGCACCGGCAAGACCGAGCTGGCGCGGCTGGTGCACGAGCGCAGTCGCAGGGCGCAGCGCCCGTTCGTCGAGGTCAACTGCGGCGCGATCCCGGCGAGCCTGATCGAATCCGAGCTGTTCGGTCACGTCAAGGGTGCGTTCACCGGAGCGCTGAAAGACCGGCCGGGGCGGTTCAAGTCGGCCGACGGCGGCACGCTGTTTCTCGATGAAATCGGCGAATTGCCGCGCGAGCTGCAACCGAAACTGCTGCGTGTCCTTCAGGACGGGGAATTCGAGCCGGTGGGTTCTGATCGCACCCAGCGCGCGGATGTGCGCGTGGTGGCGGCGTCGAACCGCGACCTGCGCGAAATGGTCGACAAGGGCGATTTCCGTGCGGATCTGTTTTATCGCATCGCGGTCGTGCCGCTGCACGTGCCGGCGCTGCGTGAACGCCCGGGCGACATTCAACTGCTGATTCGCGTGATCATGAAACGGCTTGCGCAGCGCGGTTACCCGGGCAACATTGGCGTGTCGACCGATGCGATGCGCGCGTTCATGAACTACCCGTGGCCGGGCAACGTACGCGAACTGGCGAACGCCGTGGAACACGCCCTGATCTGCGCGCGCGATGGCATGATCGACAGCGAGGCTCTGCCGTATGCGCTGCGTGAATACTGCTCGGCGCGCGTGCGCGCGGCGACCAGCGCGATGGGGGACG
The Chromatiales bacterium DNA segment above includes these coding regions:
- a CDS encoding thiamine phosphate synthase — translated: MPKRAHISGLYLVTPEPDDDPAALLAVTEAGLAAGARIVQLRAKIASATARANAATALRTLCDRYAALLIVNDDIELARAVAADGVHLGREDAGIATARDRLGPQALIGASCYNTLDRALAAQAAGADYVAFGSFFPSPTKPGAVRATPELLEQARARVALPIVAIGGITPDNAPVLIAAGAGAVAVSSAFYAAADPAQTAARLVRAFTARRS
- a CDS encoding c-type cytochrome → MRKFAILAAALLGVSQAALADPAATVVSAPCAGCHGTYGDSAGDAPVIAGQSEMYLVSTMTAYRDGTRYATIMDRIAKGYDDAQIKAMSGFFAAQTWPKITAGSGDAARGQQLHTQLGCLGCHGPTGIAPSPLTPRIAGQYAGFLAQQMRDYKDASKPVSPSAMTMRFMLGNVSDADIDALAAFYSAQ
- a CDS encoding sigma 54-interacting transcriptional regulator encodes the protein MMPSLEGQLIDRKTLLELFRPLMDPIVEGVIVTNRAGALLACNTAVHRLFDLPPEGRPHSLGNLNGFNLRTALIKAGLEVEEPDKSRHHCEMSVEFDQEISVTGVPRWLRISTALVGLPGDEEPLRLIVLRDITAEKRLFATMSAKEACGVATEDPEMLRLIERLNIVAGSDASVLMQGESGTGKTELARLVHERSRRAQRPFVEVNCGAIPASLIESELFGHVKGAFTGALKDRPGRFKSADGGTLFLDEIGELPRELQPKLLRVLQDGEFEPVGSDRTQRADVRVVAASNRDLREMVDKGDFRADLFYRIAVVPLHVPALRERPGDIQLLIRVIMKRLAQRGYPGNIGVSTDAMRAFMNYPWPGNVRELANAVEHALICARDGMIDSEALPYALREYCSARVRAATSAMGDDSRSEREIIEDALRKSQGQKTLAAQLLGIDRSTLWRRMQRLGMG
- a CDS encoding cytochrome c family protein codes for the protein MIATARSLILAVTLAGSATALASPPSPLDAMGAMMHHGAKVMGEMPKHMQPTGDKEFQYAPSYMTVPGDRKLKESDWEDPAVCGGCHPRQYKGWNGSMHSNSFKDPVFQKLWSMAEKATDGALMNHCGACHSPIGVLTGSIVHDKENDKFTAGPLAEKGVSCDVCHTITRTNYLDTATLEHGNASFEIDPMGPGGPKRGPLEDARSPYHATVYSPLHKQADFCGNCHNIFHPTNGFPIERTYDEWKYSVYARENIVCQDCHMNPVETAVRVAKELKRPEDLEGENLGGFAGMGAATQRDVVHDHSFVGGNAVVTELMGGGNSEHAAAARKRLQSAAELDLKIAKRDDGLYDLRVQVTNTGAGHNLPTSLTDVREIWLEVTVTDDSGKVLYKSGHLDSHGELDHDRDTIFNAVAVNDKGEVTHFPWEVSRFVRDTSIPPKGHATSFYTFAAPGGAKQVNAQVRLNYRSYSQHVADVILGAGAVKIPVIEMENETVSMNI
- a CDS encoding FAD-dependent oxidoreductase encodes the protein MQIKRRDFIRLAGIAAASPLIGLPSRSFAGAKPRVVVVGGGYGGATAAKYVKMYAPEADVTLIERDKHYVSCPFSNEVLGGESKIEDITFGYEKMAARGVNVVHDSVTSVDAAKHSVKLAGGKTVSYDMLVVSPGIDFKWGAIEGYDEAASHKMPHAWKAGPQTVLLRKQLEAMPDGGVVMMAAPPNPFRCPPGPYERAAQIGHFLKHHKPKSKLIIMDSKDKFSKQGLFMEGYKALYDGYVEWRSAASDGKVLGVDAAAGVLKTEFEEHKPAVANIIPPQKAGELAFTAGLTNETGFCPVNQETFESTIHKDIFVIGDSCIAGAMPKSGYSANSQGKVCAMAIATRLHGVAMPAPSYVNTCYSLIAPDYGISVAAVYELKDGAIGGVKGAGGLSPVGGTADRHMAEAMYARSWFRNITTDMFG
- a CDS encoding efflux RND transporter permease subunit, which gives rise to MTQKKHPPASAAPAEPPRDLGIAGTTARAFIHSPLAPLLYLAMLGLGILGLMITPRQEDPEISVPVVDLLLDYPGASAEQVASLAIEPLERMMSEITRVKHVYSASRRGGGVVTVEFDVGEEIGPSLVKVNAKIDSNLDKLPPGVQPPLVVAKGIDDVPVVTLTLWSETADDGVLRSLAQELLQILKQIPDTGTGFVTGGRAEQIRVEILPERLSGYDITPDQVAAVIRSANSEQRAGDLERDDEAITVYSGAFLRTADDLSGLIVGTREGAPVYLRDVANVFDGLGEPRQFVSFSSGPAWTGPQPVTGAPAVTIALAKKQGANGVTVVSAVLDQVEALRERFIPNDVHVEVTRNYGQTAQEKVNGLIFKLFIVTIAVTILVWFALGLRPAIVVGLVIPVVILITIFAAWAQGYSINRVSLFALIFAIGILVDDAIVVVENMYRRWLMAGATDTNTALDSVREVGNPTIVATFTVIAALLPMGFVTGMMGPYMQPIPALASVAMIASVIAAFVFTPWLAMRVRPSMEALNKAGEKEHKSEQRIDRLFRRLLVPMIENRALGWAVLIGIIAAFVLSIALFAVKFVPVKMLPFDNKDEFAIVIDLPEGSALVRTATLAEALGRKLHAIPEVLAYQTYVGTARPFDFNGMVRHYYLRSDPWQAAIQIQLQHKSTRQRSSHAIASQARDLLTPLAREHGARVTIAEIPPGPPVLQSVVAEVYGDDNDARRQVARDITAMFEQVEAEGMLGDVDNYLSAPHRLAHFEVDTEKANRRGVTVETLNRNLGYALGGTKLGDAKRGNSKEPVDIIMEVPLAERADLLRLVDLPIPAAGGSVPLGELGRFVEIEQDPPLLHKDLRAVEYVVADAVGRLGAPIYPMTRLDELLADYQPAEGSGLEAHYTGAPRDVLDLGVTWAGEWTVTYETFRDLGIAFAAALLLIYVLVVGQFGNFVLPVIIMAPIPLTLIGIVPGHWFMGAEFTATSMIGFIALAGIIVRNSILLVDFATEQVRGGMDVREAVLASCRARTRPIIITAAALIVDSLFILNDPIFQGMAISLLFGVLVSTLLTLVVIPLGCLSAAQNVRACAQRGVQPAETAS
- a CDS encoding cytochrome-c peroxidase, whose amino-acid sequence is MRRESGLRARCARPVPRLAPAIWFGCVLFAAPGPALAYDWQALPRVAPAPADNPQTPGKIELGKQLYFDPRFSATGTVSCNSCHNLAAGGDDSRETSMGVHGLTGPRNAPTVWNAAFHSVQFWDGRAKNLEDQAKGPVVASVEMGMKDLDTAIARVRDIPGYVEQFEREFPGDNPVTVQNAAKAVAAFERTLITPDSAYDRYVRGDKSALTDQQVRGMQTFEQLGCVACHRGPAFNGPTMADGTGFFISFPFHDSPYVAKYNLRDDAGRFAVTGREEDRHKYRVPTLRNVALTAPYFHNGKVRTLDEAVRAMAPSQLAKTVTDSQVADVVAFLNALTGPFPEITMPRLPTTPGRSVVTP
- a CDS encoding efflux RND transporter periplasmic adaptor subunit — encoded protein: MSKPTRRPARSRMRLCTLAMVAGFNLAAGGVHAASVFVVVPQADITSVTIGGSVVPAREVTLAAQIPGRVAAIAGKEGDHFDTGAVLVSLDEAQLRAQRKQAEAAYRNADAAVRNAQVQYQRELVSPQSERATSMPGMGMPGMFDQMFSRPMAGMMSMESSGAQRGADLHAQGTQMSQAQASLEQARAQIEQIDAQLRDARSVAPFDGVIVKKLAEIGDTVQPGQPLLDYADVATLQIQADIPARLTAGLAQGQIIDARLDRGRGELKVVVDQIFPVADAQQHTVTVKFNLPADVRAAPGMYAEVLVPDPHATGRATLRIPRAALVRRGGLAGVQVLDDKGAPSLRLLRVKETRDPDWVEVYAGLKPGERIQVP